A single window of Nicotiana sylvestris chromosome 5, ASM39365v2, whole genome shotgun sequence DNA harbors:
- the LOC104247557 gene encoding uncharacterized protein, whose amino-acid sequence MGKNKQLSVHILEVTVVALLFLLVADCRPQNGRRLTIMPDVKLEIQPNDSYNALCFLTFVHYLGSHIVFHVLFRYWISVWNLTGHGTARKQLSATSFEIISNNGNTTEISFKRIWNSSQTDEPPLDFDRRIVMGRDTPGFYTYAMIERSKEYPPTIIQQLNVVFKLQDMFHYMAVSDERQRVMPTQEDREKGKVLGFKEAVLLTNPANPDLKGEVDDKYFYANDNIKDKVHGWVCSNPPVGFWMINPSNEFRTGGPFKQDLTSHVGPTVLSVFFSTHYAGEDLAIKFQHGEAWKKVVGPVFVYLNSDASAKENPSILWTDAKKRMNQEVASWPYEFPLSQDYIKSNQRGTVTGQLFVNDWFINKRDVPASNAYIGLAPPGDAGSWQIENKGYQFWTKTDTKGNFIIKNVISGIYNLYATVPGFIGDYKYTPIIKVTPGSNIKLGSLVYKPPRNGATLWEIGVPDRTAAEFFIPNPPPQYKVHKYQNNSESIFKQYGLWEQYSVLYPKRDLVYNVATSKYSRDWFFAHVTRNVGNNKYEATTWSILFNLGNVNKASNYTLQLALAAAHESELHVRVNNEKAQEPVFTTGLIGGSNAIARHGIHGLYWLYSIRIQGNLLVKGSNTIFLTQTNADLTAFNGVLYDYLRLEGPH is encoded by the exons TCCTATAATGCATTGTGTTTTTTAACCTTTGTACATTATTTAGGTTCTCACATCGTTTTTCATGTCCTCTTCAG GTATTGGATTTCTGTTTGGAATCTTACAGGACATGGAACAGCTCGAAAACA GTTATCAGCAACAAGTTTTGAGATCATATCGAACAACGGAAACACGACAGAAATTTCATTTAAAAGAATTTGGAATTCTTCTCAAACTGATGAACCTCCCCTAGACTTTGACAGAAG GATCGTAATGGGACGCGACACGCCAGGATTTTATACTTATGCTATGATTGAACGTTCAAAAGAATATCCCCCTACGATTATCCAACAACTCAATGTTGTGTTCAAGCTTCAAGACAT GTTTCATTACATGGCTGTCTCGGATGAGAGGCAACGTGTCATGCCAACACAAGAGGATCGAGAAAAAGGAAAGGTGCTTGGCTTTAAAGAAGCTGTTCTACTTACAAATCCAGCCAATCCAGATCTAAAAGGAGAG GTAGATGACAAGTACTTTTACGCAAATGATAACATAAAAGATAAAGTTCATGGATGGGTATGTAGTAATCCTCCAGTAGGATTTTGGATGATTAATCCAAGCAATGAATTTCGTACTGGAGGACCTTTTAAACAAGACCTTACTTCACATGTTGGTCCAACTGTTCTTAGT GTATTTTTCAGTACACATTATGCAGGAGAAGATTTAGCAATTAAATTTCAACATGGAGAAGCATGGAAAAAAGTTGTTGGCCCTGTATTTGTGTATCTTAACTCTGATGCTTCAGCTAAGGAAAATCCTTCTATATTGTGGACTGATGCGAAGAAAAGA ATGAATCAAGAAGTTGCAAGTTGGCCTTATGAATTTCCACTTTCACAAGATTACATCAAATCTAACCAAAGAGGAACAGTTACAGGCCAACTATTTGTTAATGACTG GTTTATCAATAAAAGAGATGTACCTGCATCTAATGCATATATAGGGTTAGCGCCACCTGGAGACGCTGGATCATGGCAAatagaaaataaa ggttACCAATTTTGGACTAAAACAGACACTAAAGGAAACTTCATCATAAAAAATGTCATATCTGGTATATATAACTTGTATGCAACAGTCCCAGGATTTATTGGGGATTACAAATACACTCCAATTATTAAAGTTACTCCAG GTTCTAATATTAAATTAGGGAGTTTGGTGTATAAACCTCCAAGAAATGGAGCCACACTATGGGAAATTGGAGTGCCAGATCGCACAGCTGCTGAATTTTTTATTCCAAATCCACCTCCACAATATAAAGTTCACAAATACCAAAACAACTCTGAATCAAT ATTTAAGCAATATGGTCTATGGGAACAATACAGTGTTTTATATCCTAAACGAGATCTCGTCTACAATGTCGCCACTAGCAAATATTCAAGAGATTGGTTTTTCGCTCATGTCACAAG GAATGTAGGAAACAACAAATATGAAGCTACAACATGgagtattttatttaaccttggAAATGTTAACAAGGCCTCAAATTACACTCTCCAATTAGCTCTTGCAGCAGCTCATGAATCTGAACTACAT gttCGTGTCAACAATGAAAAAGCACAAGAACCTGTATTTACAACAGGATTAATAGGGGGAAGTAATGCAATTGCAAGACATGGTATACATGGATTATATTGGCTTTACAGCATTCGAATACAAGGCAATTTGCTTGTTAAAGGATCAAACACAATTTTTCTTACTCAAACAAATGCTGATCTCACTGCCTTTAATGGAGTCTTGTACGATTATCTTCGTTTAGAAGGACCTCATTAG